A genomic window from Ischnura elegans chromosome 10, ioIscEleg1.1, whole genome shotgun sequence includes:
- the LOC124166928 gene encoding GILT-like protein 1 — protein sequence MIGKSSVAFAAFLFVALCSLPTGQQQIVEQPLAADKLDVSIYYESLCPDSRNFMISQFPGAWATFSQYMNVKFIPFGKAKSHKMPDGTIRFACQHGPRECSGNRMQSCALSLLPDPAKQAQFVTCVMSRRDPLVYGPKCAEAVDLNFTDVENCYGSTMGDELQLQAEAATNSIRNPLSFVPTIVFNNAFSQELQDQSLYDFRGVVCSHLPGICSIQTE from the exons ATGATCGGGAAATCTTCGGTGGCCTTCGCGGCCTTCCTGTTTGTCGCCCTCTGCTCGTTGCCGACGGGTCAGCAGCAGATAGTCGAACAACCACTGGCCGCAGATAAG CTGGACGTATCCATTTACTATGAATCTCTTTGCCCTGATAGTAGAAATTTTATGATCAGCCAATTTCCAGGAGCATGGGCAACTTTTTCACAATACATGAATGTTAAGTTCATCCCATTTGGAAAGGCTAAG AGTCATAAAATGCCAGATGGGACAATAAGATTTGCATGCCAACATGGACCAAGAGAATGTAGCGGAAACAGGATGCAATCCTGTGCTCTTTCCCTTTTGCCTGATCCAGCCAAACAGGCACAATTTGTTACTTGTGTCATGTCAAGACGTGACCCATTGGTGTATGGTCCTAAG tgCGCAGAGGCTGTGGATCTTAATTTTACTGATGTGGAAAATTGTTATGGTAGCACCATGGGAGATGAACTGCAGTTGCAAGCTGAGGCAGCCACTAACAGTATTCGCAACCCATTGTCATTTGTTCCTACCATTGTTTTCAATAAC gCATTCAGCCAGGAACTGCAAGACCAGTCACTGTACGATTTCCGAGGAGTCGTGTGTAGTCATTTACCAGGCATCTGTTCCATTCAAACAGAATAA